One genomic region from Prevotella sp. Rep29 encodes:
- a CDS encoding sensor histidine kinase, with translation MNTLNNIHALVDIDPQKAQTSILQLSKLMRYVLYDATKNLVPLQQDIDFVSNYIRLMRIRYSDKVAIETDIREPMPDRQIPPLLFISFVENAFKHGISYENESFIQLSIHTDDDKLHFSCRNSKKRTEKPEKADKGGVGIKNTRQRLDLIYGTDYQLDIRDDDNDYTVSLTIPLTS, from the coding sequence ATGAACACGCTCAACAACATACACGCGCTGGTCGATATCGACCCGCAAAAAGCGCAGACAAGCATCCTGCAATTGTCCAAGCTCATGAGATACGTGCTCTACGATGCGACGAAAAATCTGGTTCCCCTGCAACAGGACATCGACTTTGTCAGCAACTACATCCGACTGATGCGCATCCGCTATTCCGACAAAGTGGCTATCGAAACCGACATCCGGGAACCGATGCCCGACCGACAGATTCCACCACTGCTGTTCATCAGTTTCGTGGAGAATGCGTTCAAACACGGCATCAGCTACGAGAACGAATCGTTCATACAACTGAGCATACATACTGACGACGACAAACTCCACTTCAGTTGTCGGAACAGTAAGAAACGAACGGAAAAACCGGAAAAGGCCGACAAAGGAGGTGTTGGAATAAAGAACACACGCCAACGGCTCGACCTCATCTACGGAACCGACTATCAACTTGACATCCGGGACGATGACAACGATTACACTGTCAGCCTCACCATCCCTCTCACCTCATAA
- a CDS encoding LytTR family DNA-binding domain-containing protein, whose product MIKCLIIDDEPLALQQLEGYIKKIPYLELAASCQSVSEALGIIKTDSIDAVFTDINMPDMNGLDFVRAIHDTGENPLIVFTTAYSEYAVESFTVDAVDYLLKPFGQEDVERVAAKLFKIYEQSNVAAVSSVDEDDTLFLKTEHKIVRIDIKDIRYIEGMSEYLKIHLEGHPKPLIVLLSMKKLEERLPTPIFMRIHRSYIINLKKIQEVNKNRVILDADTYLPIGDLYRQTFMNYLETKFIGK is encoded by the coding sequence ATGATTAAATGCCTTATCATCGACGACGAACCACTTGCGCTCCAACAGCTCGAGGGTTATATCAAGAAAATTCCATACCTTGAACTCGCTGCCAGTTGTCAGAGTGTCAGTGAGGCACTGGGCATCATCAAGACTGACAGTATCGACGCCGTCTTTACCGACATCAACATGCCCGACATGAATGGGCTCGACTTCGTCCGTGCCATACACGACACGGGCGAAAACCCGCTCATCGTTTTCACCACCGCCTACTCGGAATATGCCGTTGAAAGTTTCACCGTCGATGCCGTTGACTATCTCCTGAAACCCTTCGGACAGGAAGACGTGGAGCGCGTGGCTGCCAAACTGTTCAAAATCTATGAGCAGAGCAACGTGGCTGCCGTTTCGTCTGTGGATGAAGATGACACGCTGTTCCTCAAAACCGAACACAAAATCGTGCGCATCGATATCAAGGACATACGCTACATCGAAGGCATGAGCGAGTATCTGAAAATACATCTCGAAGGACATCCCAAGCCGCTCATCGTGCTGCTCAGCATGAAAAAACTCGAAGAACGGCTGCCCACACCTATCTTCATGCGCATCCACCGTTCATACATCATCAATCTGAAAAAGATACAGGAAGTGAACAAGAACCGCGTCATCCTCGATGCCGACACCTATCTGCCTATCGGCGACCTCTATCGGCAAACCTTCATGAACTATCTCGAAACGAAATTTATTGGAAAATAA
- a CDS encoding aspartate-semialdehyde dehydrogenase has product MNVAIVGASGAVGQEFLRVLAQRAFPIDELKLFGSERSAGKVYEYGGRQIEVQQLQHDDSFRDVDVAFVSAGGGVSREYAETITKHGAVMIDNSSAFRMDDDVPLVVPEVNAADALNRPRNIIANPNCTTIMMVVALQPIEQLSHIRRIRVASYQSASGAGAAAMAELEQQYREILAGEPVTVSRFPHQLAYNVIPQVDVFQPNGYTKEELKMFYETQKIMHSDVRCSATCVRVSALRSHSESVWIETERALSVEEVQAAIAAAPGCCLCDNPSDGIYPMPLDTAGKDDIFVGRIRKDLADEHGMTLWLSGDQIRKGAALNAVQIAEYLMRESH; this is encoded by the coding sequence ATGAATGTAGCGATAGTCGGTGCGAGCGGCGCCGTGGGGCAGGAGTTCCTGCGGGTGCTGGCACAACGGGCGTTCCCGATCGACGAACTGAAACTCTTTGGCAGTGAGCGAAGTGCCGGGAAGGTGTATGAATATGGCGGACGACAGATAGAAGTGCAGCAGTTGCAGCACGATGATTCCTTCCGCGATGTGGATGTGGCGTTCGTCTCGGCAGGTGGCGGTGTCTCGCGTGAGTATGCAGAGACCATCACGAAGCACGGGGCAGTCATGATTGACAACTCCAGCGCGTTCCGTATGGACGATGACGTCCCCCTCGTCGTGCCGGAGGTCAATGCCGCCGATGCACTGAACCGCCCGCGCAATATCATAGCCAATCCCAACTGCACGACGATTATGATGGTGGTGGCTTTACAGCCCATCGAGCAGCTGAGCCACATCCGGCGCATACGGGTGGCAAGCTATCAGAGCGCCAGCGGTGCCGGAGCGGCAGCCATGGCAGAACTGGAGCAGCAGTATCGGGAGATTCTTGCCGGCGAACCCGTCACCGTGAGTCGCTTCCCTCATCAGTTGGCATACAATGTCATTCCGCAGGTGGACGTGTTCCAGCCTAACGGCTATACGAAAGAAGAACTGAAAATGTTCTATGAGACACAGAAAATCATGCACTCCGACGTGCGCTGCTCAGCCACTTGTGTGCGGGTGAGCGCCCTCCGTTCCCACTCGGAAAGCGTATGGATAGAGACCGAGCGCGCCCTGAGCGTGGAAGAGGTGCAGGCAGCCATAGCCGCTGCCCCAGGCTGTTGCCTGTGCGACAACCCGTCCGACGGCATCTATCCGATGCCGCTCGACACAGCAGGCAAGGACGACATCTTCGTGGGACGCATACGGAAAGACCTTGCCGATGAGCATGGCATGACCCTCTGGCTCAGTGGCGACCAGATTCGTAAGGGAGCAGCCCTCAACGCAGTGCAGATAGCCGAATATTTGATGAGAGAATCGCATTAG
- a CDS encoding OmpA family protein: MKTKKLFILSLAAGAILMTSCVSKKELVACQDENKSLTQNYMSAKEQLAAANSRVSSLEAQLAQAQKDYARLQRSLDKSLTNANQNNVSIEKLVDQINESNQYIRHLVEVKSKSDSLNMVLTNNLTRSLSREELKEVDVQVLKGVVYISLADNMLYKSGSYEINDRAAETLSKIAKIIMDYKDYDVLVEGNTDNVPISRENIRNNWDLSCLRASSVVQFLQTRYGVDPKRLTAGGRGEYNPLTTNNTEVGKQRNRRTQIIITPKLDQFMELIDQAPEKD, translated from the coding sequence ATGAAAACAAAAAAACTATTTATCTTGTCGCTCGCAGCAGGCGCCATCTTGATGACCAGCTGCGTAAGTAAAAAGGAATTAGTAGCTTGTCAGGACGAGAACAAGTCGCTGACACAGAACTATATGAGCGCTAAGGAACAACTCGCTGCGGCAAATTCGCGCGTGAGCAGTCTTGAGGCACAACTCGCACAAGCACAGAAAGACTATGCACGCCTGCAGCGTTCGTTGGACAAGAGTCTGACAAATGCCAATCAGAACAATGTGAGCATCGAGAAACTGGTGGACCAGATCAACGAGTCGAACCAATACATACGCCACCTTGTAGAGGTGAAGAGCAAGAGCGACTCGCTCAACATGGTGCTGACCAACAACCTCACCCGCTCGCTCTCACGCGAGGAACTGAAAGAGGTGGACGTGCAGGTGCTCAAGGGTGTGGTCTATATCTCGCTGGCAGACAACATGCTCTACAAGAGTGGGTCGTACGAAATCAACGACCGTGCGGCAGAAACGCTCTCGAAGATTGCGAAAATCATCATGGACTACAAGGACTATGACGTGCTCGTGGAAGGAAATACCGACAATGTGCCCATCTCGCGCGAGAACATCCGCAACAACTGGGACCTCTCCTGTCTGCGCGCATCGAGCGTCGTGCAGTTCCTGCAGACCCGCTACGGCGTAGATCCGAAACGACTGACGGCTGGCGGACGTGGCGAATACAACCCGCTGACAACCAACAACACGGAAGTGGGCAAGCAGCGTAACCGCCGCACACAGATTATCATCACGCCGAAACTCGACCAGTTCATGGAACTCATCGATCAGGCACCTGAGAAAGATTGA
- the purL gene encoding phosphoribosylformylglycinamidine synthase, with product MIFFFRTSGNSVIATAVDHQLDHEEVSKLCWLYGNAAPIESDHIEGWFVGPRREMVTPWSTNAVEITQNMNMKGISRIEEYFPVDNEHVAHDEMLQRMYNGLGQEIFTVNHEPEPIRYIEQIETYNEQEGLALSPEEIEYLHTVEQQLGRSLTDSEVFGFAQINSEHCRHKIFGGTFIIDGKEMESSLFAMIKKTTKEHPNKILSAYKDNVAFAQGPTVEQFAPANQTTSDYFVVKDVESVISLKAETHNFPTTVEPFNGASTGTGGEIRDRMGGGTGSWPIAGTAVYMTAYPRLTEERKWEQILPVREWLYQSPEQILIKASNGASDFGNKFGQPLICGSVLTYEGENEGTKYAYDKVIMLAGGVGYGTKRDCLKKAPQPGNKVVVVGGDNYRIGLGGGSVSSVDTGRYSNGIELNAVQRANPEMQKRAYNLVRALCEGDVNPVVSIHDHGSAGHLNCLSELVEECGGKIDMTKLPIGDQTLSAKEIIANESQERMGLLIDEKHIEEVRKIAERERAPMYVVGETTGDAHFSFVQGDGVKPFDLDVAQMFGHSPKTVMRDTTVTHHYEDVAYEQEKLNDYLTNVLQLEAVACKDWLTNKVDRSVTGKIARQQCQGEIQLPLSDCGVVALDYRGRKGIATALGHAPQAGLASPEAGSVLAVAEALTNLVWAPLEDGLNSVSLSANWMWPCRSQAGEDARLYNAVKALSDFCCAIGVNVPTGKDSLSLSQQYPNGEKIISPGTVIVSAGGEVADVRKVVSPVAVNDKNSSFYHVDFSFDEQRLGGSAFAQSLGRIGDDVPTVKEPTYFTDCFNAIQELINKGWVMAGHDISAGGLVTTLLEMCFANKEGGMHINLHNLNSTDMVKMLFAENPGVIIQVADAHKEELKTYFEEAGIAFAKIGYPTPKERTLIIKNDNAEHVFDIDKLRDIWYKTSYLLDRKQSFNGCADERFKNYKQQPLEAKFNKDFKGTLAQYGLDADRWKKDANKTGNRPCAAIIREKGTNGEREMAYSLYLAGFDVKDVMMTDLIAGRETLETVNMIVFCGGFSNSDVLGSAKGWAGAFLYNPKAKEALERFYARPDTLSLGICNGCQLMVELGLLNKKEATDGEKAHMMHNDSRKFESAFVTLNIPQNNSVMLGSLSGNKLGIWVAHGEGKFSLPKDENHYHIVAKYNYAEYPANPNGSDYNVAGICSEDGRHLAMMPHLERAIFPWQCAWYPEVRRTDDITPWMEAFVNARRWIEKTKQ from the coding sequence ATGATATTCTTCTTCCGAACATCAGGTAATAGTGTGATAGCGACAGCGGTGGATCATCAGTTAGACCATGAGGAGGTTTCTAAACTCTGCTGGCTCTATGGAAATGCAGCGCCCATCGAAAGCGACCATATAGAGGGTTGGTTCGTCGGTCCGCGACGCGAGATGGTTACACCATGGAGTACGAACGCTGTGGAGATTACTCAAAATATGAATATGAAGGGCATATCCCGCATCGAGGAATATTTCCCAGTGGATAACGAACACGTGGCACACGACGAGATGTTGCAACGGATGTACAACGGACTGGGACAAGAAATCTTTACGGTGAATCATGAACCAGAACCTATCCGCTATATCGAGCAGATTGAAACCTATAACGAACAGGAAGGACTCGCCCTCTCGCCAGAGGAAATAGAATATCTGCATACTGTCGAACAACAACTGGGCAGGTCGCTGACCGATTCGGAGGTGTTCGGCTTTGCACAAATCAATTCGGAACATTGCCGACACAAAATATTCGGCGGAACGTTTATCATCGACGGAAAAGAAATGGAGTCGTCGCTCTTTGCCATGATTAAAAAGACGACGAAAGAACATCCGAACAAGATTCTGTCTGCCTATAAAGATAATGTGGCTTTTGCACAGGGACCAACGGTGGAGCAGTTCGCACCCGCCAACCAAACAACGAGCGACTATTTCGTCGTGAAAGACGTGGAGAGCGTCATCTCCCTGAAAGCCGAAACGCATAACTTCCCAACAACAGTGGAGCCGTTTAACGGCGCATCGACAGGTACGGGTGGAGAGATTCGCGACCGTATGGGTGGCGGAACAGGCTCGTGGCCCATCGCGGGAACGGCGGTATATATGACTGCCTATCCCCGTCTGACGGAAGAAAGAAAATGGGAACAGATTCTCCCCGTGCGCGAATGGCTGTACCAATCGCCCGAACAAATCCTTATCAAAGCATCGAACGGCGCCAGCGACTTCGGCAATAAGTTCGGACAACCGCTCATCTGCGGTTCGGTGCTGACCTACGAAGGGGAGAATGAGGGAACGAAATATGCCTACGACAAGGTGATTATGCTTGCTGGTGGCGTGGGCTACGGTACGAAGCGCGACTGCCTGAAGAAAGCACCGCAGCCAGGAAACAAAGTGGTGGTGGTCGGTGGCGACAACTATCGGATAGGATTAGGAGGAGGTAGCGTGTCGTCGGTTGATACGGGACGCTATTCCAACGGTATAGAACTCAATGCCGTACAACGGGCGAACCCAGAAATGCAGAAACGTGCCTATAACTTGGTGCGCGCATTGTGTGAAGGTGATGTGAATCCCGTTGTCAGCATTCACGACCACGGTTCGGCAGGACATCTTAACTGCTTGTCGGAACTGGTGGAAGAATGTGGCGGTAAAATAGATATGACCAAACTGCCCATCGGCGACCAGACGCTCAGCGCGAAAGAGATTATCGCCAATGAGAGTCAGGAGCGTATGGGCTTGCTCATCGACGAAAAGCATATTGAGGAGGTGCGGAAGATTGCTGAACGTGAACGTGCGCCGATGTATGTGGTGGGTGAGACGACGGGCGATGCCCATTTCTCGTTCGTGCAAGGCGATGGTGTGAAACCGTTCGACTTGGATGTGGCGCAGATGTTTGGACACTCGCCCAAGACGGTGATGCGAGATACGACCGTTACGCACCATTATGAGGACGTCGCTTACGAACAGGAGAAGTTGAACGACTATCTCACGAACGTGCTCCAATTGGAGGCAGTGGCTTGTAAGGACTGGCTGACGAACAAAGTGGACCGCTCGGTGACGGGAAAGATTGCCCGCCAGCAATGTCAGGGAGAGATACAGTTGCCGTTGAGCGATTGTGGCGTGGTGGCGTTGGACTATCGCGGTCGCAAAGGTATCGCTACTGCTTTGGGACATGCCCCACAGGCTGGTCTGGCATCGCCAGAGGCAGGTAGTGTGCTTGCCGTCGCCGAGGCACTGACCAACTTGGTGTGGGCACCATTAGAAGATGGATTGAACAGTGTCTCGCTCAGCGCCAACTGGATGTGGCCCTGCCGCTCACAGGCAGGTGAAGATGCCCGCTTGTATAACGCCGTCAAAGCGCTGTCGGACTTCTGCTGCGCCATCGGTGTGAATGTGCCGACGGGAAAAGACTCCCTCTCGCTGAGTCAACAATATCCCAACGGTGAGAAGATTATCTCTCCGGGAACGGTCATCGTCAGTGCCGGCGGCGAAGTGGCTGACGTGAGGAAAGTCGTATCGCCCGTGGCAGTCAACGACAAGAACTCTTCGTTCTACCACGTGGACTTCTCCTTCGACGAGCAACGACTCGGCGGAAGTGCTTTCGCACAGTCACTCGGACGGATTGGCGACGATGTGCCAACGGTGAAAGAACCAACCTATTTCACCGACTGCTTCAATGCCATACAGGAACTTATCAACAAGGGATGGGTTATGGCTGGACACGACATCAGTGCCGGTGGTCTCGTCACTACCTTGCTGGAAATGTGCTTCGCCAACAAAGAGGGCGGTATGCACATCAACCTACACAACCTGAACAGCACCGACATGGTCAAGATGCTGTTTGCAGAAAATCCCGGCGTGATTATCCAGGTGGCAGACGCACACAAAGAGGAACTCAAAACGTATTTCGAAGAGGCGGGCATTGCGTTTGCAAAAATCGGATACCCGACACCGAAGGAGCGCACCCTGATTATCAAAAACGACAACGCCGAACACGTGTTCGACATCGACAAACTGCGCGACATCTGGTACAAGACGTCCTACCTGCTTGACCGCAAACAGAGCTTCAACGGCTGTGCCGATGAGCGATTCAAGAACTATAAGCAACAACCGCTCGAAGCAAAATTCAACAAAGATTTCAAAGGAACTTTGGCACAATACGGACTGGATGCCGACCGCTGGAAGAAAGACGCAAACAAAACGGGCAACCGTCCATGCGCAGCCATCATCCGCGAGAAAGGAACCAACGGCGAGCGCGAAATGGCTTACTCACTCTATCTGGCAGGTTTCGACGTGAAGGACGTGATGATGACCGACCTGATTGCAGGACGCGAGACACTGGAAACGGTCAACATGATTGTCTTCTGTGGCGGCTTTTCCAACAGCGACGTGCTGGGCAGTGCCAAAGGATGGGCAGGAGCATTTCTCTACAACCCGAAAGCCAAAGAGGCGCTCGAACGATTCTATGCGCGCCCCGACACCCTCTCGCTGGGCATCTGCAACGGATGTCAGCTGATGGTTGAACTCGGACTTCTGAACAAAAAGGAGGCAACAGACGGGGAAAAGGCACACATGATGCACAATGATTCCCGGAAATTCGAAAGCGCATTCGTCACACTCAACATCCCGCAGAACAACAGCGTCATGCTCGGATCGCTGAGCGGCAACAAACTGGGCATCTGGGTGGCGCACGGCGAAGGAAAGTTCTCGCTGCCGAAGGATGAGAACCATTACCATATCGTTGCGAAATACAACTATGCCGAATATCCCGCTAACCCGAACGGCAGCGACTACAACGTGGCGGGCATCTGCTCTGAAGACGGGCGCCATCTGGCTATGATGCCCCACCTGGAGCGTGCCATCTTCCCATGGCAGTGCGCATGGTATCCGGAAGTGCGTCGCACCGACGACATCACCCCGTGGATGGAAGCCTTCGTGAACGCAAGAAGATGGATTGAAAAGACAAAACAATAA
- a CDS encoding chromate transporter, with the protein MNHFYWTAFKTFFRIGAFTIGGGYAMIPMIESEVVDKHKWLSKEEFLDLIAVAQSCPGVFAINMSIFIGYKLRKIKGAIAASIGTALPSFVIILFIAMFFHEFQDNEVVASIFRGIRPAVVALIAVPTFNLARSAKINLANCWIPIGSALLIWLMKVNPIYVILAAGVGGYLYGQFIKPTEP; encoded by the coding sequence ATGAATCATTTCTATTGGACAGCATTTAAGACATTCTTCAGAATCGGCGCATTTACCATTGGCGGTGGATACGCCATGATTCCGATGATTGAGTCTGAGGTTGTGGACAAGCATAAATGGCTCAGCAAAGAAGAGTTTCTTGACCTTATCGCCGTAGCACAGAGCTGTCCCGGCGTGTTTGCCATCAACATGAGTATCTTCATCGGTTACAAACTGCGGAAGATAAAAGGCGCTATCGCTGCCAGCATAGGAACCGCCCTGCCCTCGTTTGTCATCATCCTGTTCATCGCCATGTTCTTTCATGAGTTTCAGGACAACGAGGTGGTTGCCTCCATATTCCGCGGCATACGTCCTGCCGTGGTGGCACTGATTGCCGTGCCCACGTTCAACTTGGCACGGTCGGCAAAAATCAACCTCGCCAACTGCTGGATTCCAATCGGCAGTGCATTGCTGATATGGCTGATGAAGGTCAACCCCATCTATGTGATTCTGGCTGCCGGCGTAGGCGGCTATCTGTACGGACAATTCATTAAACCCACTGAGCCATGA
- a CDS encoding chromate transporter: MIFLQLFITFFQIGLFGFGGGYGMLSLIQGEVVTNHGWITMGEFTDIVAISQMTPGPIGINSATYCGYTAVQNAGMGHGMAILGSTVATFALVLPSLILMILISRMFMKYMNTPVVQSIFTGLRPAVVGLLLAATLLLCNAENFSTPSDDAWQFWISIGIFVATFIGTKVYKISPVRLIVFAAFAGLLLLY, translated from the coding sequence ATGATATTCCTGCAACTATTCATCACGTTCTTTCAAATCGGACTGTTCGGGTTCGGTGGCGGATATGGCATGCTGTCGCTCATACAGGGAGAGGTGGTGACAAACCACGGATGGATAACGATGGGCGAATTTACTGATATTGTGGCTATCTCGCAGATGACACCCGGTCCCATCGGCATCAACTCTGCCACTTACTGCGGCTATACAGCCGTTCAAAATGCAGGAATGGGACACGGCATGGCAATACTGGGGAGCACCGTTGCCACCTTTGCACTTGTCTTGCCATCGCTCATCCTGATGATTCTTATCAGCCGGATGTTCATGAAATATATGAATACACCTGTTGTGCAAAGCATCTTCACCGGACTTCGTCCTGCCGTTGTCGGACTGTTGCTCGCTGCGACGCTCCTCCTTTGCAATGCAGAGAACTTCTCCACACCATCCGACGACGCTTGGCAGTTCTGGATCAGCATCGGCATATTCGTTGCCACCTTCATCGGAACAAAAGTATATAAAATCAGTCCTGTCAGGCTCATCGTCTTTGCAGCCTTCGCCGGACTTTTACTATTATATTAA
- a CDS encoding DNA/RNA non-specific endonuclease, protein MKRILFTLLGVLTTVIATAQTPSILRYYLNDGTTIDVKISELNQIQRIAKSGLDNIFNNGQTAISVPFDEIDSIVFVADNNVNRNTNPRAQRLEYPRLKEGSDQLLVIHSTAQYGITFSLEWDCSKRSQRWTCYQFHNGIPDNNVGRNESWKVDPNIPSAYQTSQADYSGSGFTRGHMCMSNDRQSSVEQNKQTFYYSNMQPQYSNHNSGLWQTLENKVNSWGNNSSFRDTLYVVKAATIDKADQRLANTSTGLIVPKYFYMAILCVKNGQYKAIGFWTEHTNSSVKNVKPKDYAVSIRELEEKTGIDFFCNLPDDIEETVESSYSLSAWGIN, encoded by the coding sequence ATGAAAAGAATCCTTTTTACATTGCTGGGCGTATTGACAACCGTCATCGCAACTGCACAGACTCCCAGCATCCTCCGTTACTATCTGAACGACGGAACGACTATCGACGTTAAAATCTCTGAACTGAACCAGATACAAAGAATCGCCAAGTCAGGACTGGACAACATCTTCAACAACGGACAGACGGCAATCAGCGTTCCGTTCGACGAGATTGACAGTATCGTGTTCGTTGCCGACAATAACGTCAACCGCAACACCAACCCACGGGCACAGCGACTGGAATATCCGCGCCTGAAAGAAGGCAGCGACCAACTGCTCGTCATCCACAGTACGGCGCAATACGGCATCACCTTCTCACTGGAATGGGACTGCTCGAAGAGAAGTCAGCGCTGGACGTGCTATCAATTCCATAACGGGATTCCCGACAACAACGTAGGAAGAAACGAATCTTGGAAGGTTGACCCGAATATTCCTTCAGCCTATCAGACGAGCCAGGCAGACTATAGCGGAAGTGGATTTACACGTGGTCACATGTGTATGTCGAACGACCGCCAAAGTTCTGTGGAGCAAAACAAACAGACATTCTACTATAGCAACATGCAGCCGCAGTATTCGAACCACAACAGCGGACTCTGGCAGACACTTGAGAACAAGGTCAACTCATGGGGAAACAATAGTTCGTTCCGCGACACGCTTTACGTTGTAAAGGCTGCTACCATCGACAAGGCTGACCAACGGTTGGCAAACACCAGCACGGGACTCATCGTTCCGAAATATTTCTACATGGCAATATTGTGCGTGAAGAACGGACAATATAAAGCCATCGGATTCTGGACGGAACATACCAATAGCAGCGTCAAGAACGTAAAGCCGAAAGACTACGCCGTCAGCATTCGCGAACTGGAAGAAAAGACAGGCATCGACTTCTTCTGCAACCTGCCCGATGATATTGAGGAGACCGTCGAATCGTCGTATTCGCTCAGTGCCTGGGGAATCAATTAG
- the murF gene encoding UDP-N-acetylmuramoyl-tripeptide--D-alanyl-D-alanine ligase, which translates to MEISELYRLFCEHPVVTTDSRDCPEGSIFFALKGASFNGNEFAKSALEKGCAYAVVDEEAYVEPSNKQYILVDDCLQTLQQLATCHRRQLGIPIVGVTGTNGKTTTKELIATVLGERFNVLYTEGNLNNHIGVPKTLLRMTKEHELAVIEMGANHPGEIRELVHIVEPDCGLITNVGKAHLEGFGSFEGVKRTKGELYDFLSAHRTAQSLFINAADDDLTAMAQERWRTPSLSDGWHTYSSGKDGRPADVQGEVIACDPYLQFEWRTCKMPVPQEIDTHLIGSYNINNALAAITVGLAFGVSETQIKHALESYVPSNNRSQLTVTAHNRLVVDTYNANPTSMKAALENFKSMAVSPKMVILGDMRELGASSTEEHQRVVDVLQEACFNEVWLVGDEFSKIDSPFRKFHDVDEVKQALSAQRPEGYYILIKGSNSIRLFQLPELL; encoded by the coding sequence ATGGAAATCAGCGAACTCTATCGTCTTTTTTGTGAACATCCCGTCGTGACAACTGATAGCCGCGACTGCCCTGAAGGGTCCATCTTCTTCGCCTTGAAAGGAGCGTCCTTTAACGGAAATGAATTTGCGAAGTCAGCCTTGGAGAAAGGTTGTGCCTATGCAGTCGTGGATGAGGAAGCGTATGTGGAGCCTTCGAACAAGCAATACATTCTCGTGGACGATTGTCTGCAGACGTTGCAGCAACTGGCTACCTGCCATCGGCGACAACTCGGGATACCCATTGTCGGTGTGACGGGGACGAACGGGAAGACGACCACCAAGGAACTGATAGCCACCGTTCTCGGGGAGCGCTTCAACGTGCTTTACACGGAAGGCAACCTGAACAATCATATTGGTGTTCCAAAAACGCTGTTGCGCATGACAAAGGAGCATGAACTGGCTGTGATAGAGATGGGAGCCAATCATCCGGGTGAAATCCGTGAGCTCGTCCATATCGTAGAACCCGATTGCGGTCTGATTACCAATGTCGGGAAAGCCCATCTGGAAGGTTTCGGCAGTTTTGAGGGAGTGAAACGGACGAAGGGCGAACTTTATGATTTCCTGTCGGCGCACCGCACGGCTCAGTCTCTCTTCATCAATGCTGCCGATGATGACTTGACGGCGATGGCGCAGGAGCGATGGCGCACACCGTCGTTGTCGGATGGATGGCACACCTACAGTTCGGGGAAAGATGGTCGCCCAGCCGATGTTCAAGGGGAGGTGATTGCCTGTGATCCCTATCTACAGTTTGAGTGGAGAACGTGCAAGATGCCTGTTCCGCAGGAAATAGATACCCACCTCATCGGTTCTTATAATATCAACAATGCGTTGGCAGCGATTACGGTCGGACTCGCTTTCGGGGTCAGCGAAACCCAAATCAAGCATGCTTTAGAGTCGTATGTCCCTTCCAATAACCGTTCGCAACTGACGGTGACGGCACACAACCGCTTGGTGGTTGATACCTATAATGCTAATCCGACGAGCATGAAAGCCGCCTTGGAGAATTTCAAAAGTATGGCGGTCAGCCCCAAGATGGTCATTCTCGGCGATATGCGTGAGTTGGGAGCATCATCAACCGAGGAGCATCAGCGCGTGGTCGATGTCCTTCAAGAGGCATGTTTCAATGAAGTGTGGCTGGTCGGTGATGAGTTTTCGAAGATAGACAGCCCCTTCCGGAAATTCCATGATGTGGACGAAGTGAAGCAAGCCCTGTCAGCGCAACGCCCCGAAGGGTATTACATCCTGATAAAAGGTTCTAACAGCATTCGGCTGTTCCAGTTGCCTGAGTTGCTTTAA